In Pseudomonas fluorescens, one genomic interval encodes:
- a CDS encoding (R)-mandelonitrile lyase, giving the protein MNPIAASALTLSLLAGEAQANESPRVIVTPNGSQPSAQGPADWFTGTVRVDAPFKGSDAARVSGATVTFEPGARTAWHSHPLGQTLIVTAGSGFVQEWGQPVRQIRPGDTVWIAPQVKHWHGAAPTTAMTHIAIAEVLDGEVVEWMEQVSAEQYLRSE; this is encoded by the coding sequence ATGAACCCGATTGCCGCTTCTGCACTGACCCTGTCCTTACTGGCGGGTGAGGCCCAGGCCAACGAATCCCCGCGCGTCATTGTCACTCCCAACGGCTCGCAACCCTCGGCCCAAGGCCCGGCAGACTGGTTCACCGGCACTGTGCGTGTTGACGCGCCGTTCAAGGGCAGCGATGCCGCGCGTGTCAGCGGCGCCACGGTGACCTTCGAACCCGGCGCACGCACGGCGTGGCACAGCCATCCGTTGGGTCAGACGCTGATCGTCACCGCCGGTTCAGGTTTTGTTCAAGAGTGGGGTCAGCCGGTTCGACAGATCCGTCCCGGCGATACGGTGTGGATCGCGCCGCAGGTGAAGCACTGGCATGGCGCCGCGCCGACCACGGCGATGACGCACATTGCGATTGCCGAAGTGCTGGACGGTGAAGTGGTGGAGTGGATGGAGCAGGTGAGTGCTGAGCAGTATTTGCGATCCGAGTGA
- a CDS encoding LysR family transcriptional regulator → MLRENASDLLAFLAVARERSFTKAAARLGVSQSALSHTIRALEARLGLRLLTRTTRSVSPTEAGEHLLQTIGPRFEEIEQELAALSNLRETPAGRIRISATDHSLNWLLRPVLKEFLPQYPDIAVEVICDYGFVDIAGQGFDAGIRLGEDVAQGMIATRIGPDMRMAVVGSPAYFANRTHPQTPRDLTDHACNNLRLPTNGGLYTWEFEKGDESLKVRVSGQVTLNGVYPLLDAAVDGFGLSYIPENIVAPYLADGRLVQVLADWCPTFAGYHLYYPSRRQAAPAFALLVEALRYRG, encoded by the coding sequence ATGCTTCGAGAAAACGCCAGTGACCTGCTCGCCTTCCTCGCCGTGGCCCGCGAGCGCAGCTTCACCAAAGCCGCGGCCAGACTCGGCGTCTCGCAATCGGCGCTCAGCCATACCATCCGCGCCCTTGAGGCGCGTCTGGGCCTGCGCCTGCTGACCCGCACCACGCGCAGCGTCTCACCCACCGAGGCTGGCGAACATTTACTGCAGACCATCGGCCCGCGCTTCGAAGAGATCGAACAGGAACTGGCGGCCCTGAGCAACCTGCGCGAAACCCCGGCCGGCCGGATCCGCATCAGCGCCACCGACCATTCGCTGAACTGGCTGCTGCGCCCGGTGCTCAAGGAATTCCTGCCCCAGTACCCGGACATCGCCGTCGAGGTGATCTGCGATTACGGTTTCGTCGACATCGCCGGACAAGGCTTCGACGCCGGCATTCGGCTGGGCGAAGACGTGGCCCAAGGCATGATCGCCACCCGCATCGGCCCGGACATGCGCATGGCGGTGGTCGGCTCGCCGGCCTATTTCGCCAACCGTACACACCCGCAAACGCCAAGAGATTTGACTGACCACGCCTGCAACAACCTGCGTCTGCCCACCAACGGCGGGCTGTACACCTGGGAATTCGAAAAGGGTGACGAAAGCCTCAAGGTACGAGTGTCCGGGCAAGTCACGCTGAATGGCGTCTACCCGCTACTCGACGCCGCAGTCGACGGTTTCGGCCTCAGCTACATTCCGGAAAACATCGTCGCGCCGTATCTGGCCGACGGGCGTCTGGTGCAAGTGCTGGCAGACTGGTGCCCGACGTTTGCCGGTTACCACCTGTACTACCCGAGCCGACGGCAGGCGGCGCCGGCGTTCGCGTTGTTGGTGGAGGCGTTGCGGTATCGCGGTTGA
- a CDS encoding aldo/keto reductase — protein MSHTEGCSRRRLLTLAAGVSAVLTFDRALATAITPTATSPSQAGDQTMQTRAIPSSSELLPMVGVGTYRGFDVAPGDPAYKLLPAVLDELFKKGGTLIDSSPMYGRAEQTTGELLSIHEPRSPAILATKVWTRGRKEGIAQMEQSFRLLRTERIDLMQIHNLLDWQSHLPILREWKEQGRIRYIGITHYTPSAYDEVEAVLKAEQLDFLQINYALDDRGVEKRILPLCRERGVAVICNRPFGGGGLLARLKVKPLPAWVSDVQVNSWAQLVLKFLLSHPAVTCVIPGTGNPRYMADNAGAGFGPMLTDAQRHQLIALLG, from the coding sequence ATGAGCCACACTGAGGGTTGCTCCCGTCGCCGCTTGCTCACGCTGGCTGCCGGGGTTTCGGCGGTCCTGACCTTTGACCGGGCGTTGGCCACTGCCATCACGCCGACTGCCACTTCGCCGAGCCAGGCAGGAGACCAGACCATGCAGACCCGCGCCATCCCTTCCAGCTCCGAGCTGTTGCCCATGGTGGGCGTGGGCACTTATCGCGGCTTTGACGTTGCTCCCGGCGATCCGGCTTATAAGCTATTGCCAGCAGTGCTCGACGAGCTGTTCAAAAAGGGTGGCACGTTGATCGACAGCTCGCCGATGTATGGCCGCGCCGAGCAAACCACTGGCGAGCTGCTATCGATCCACGAACCGCGCTCGCCGGCAATTCTGGCGACCAAGGTCTGGACCCGCGGGCGCAAGGAGGGCATCGCGCAGATGGAGCAGTCCTTCCGTCTGCTGCGCACCGAACGCATCGACCTGATGCAGATCCACAATCTGCTGGACTGGCAGAGCCATCTGCCAATCCTGCGCGAATGGAAAGAACAGGGGCGCATTCGCTACATCGGCATCACCCATTACACGCCGTCGGCCTACGATGAAGTCGAAGCAGTGCTCAAGGCCGAGCAACTGGATTTTTTGCAAATCAACTACGCCCTCGATGACCGTGGCGTGGAGAAACGCATTCTGCCGCTGTGCCGTGAACGCGGGGTGGCGGTGATCTGCAATCGGCCTTTTGGCGGCGGCGGGTTGCTCGCCCGTCTCAAGGTCAAGCCGTTGCCGGCCTGGGTCTCGGACGTGCAGGTCAACAGCTGGGCACAACTGGTGCTGAAATTTTTGCTGTCGCACCCGGCGGTGACTTGCGTGATTCCCGGCACCGGCAATCCGCGCTACATGGCCGACAACGCTGGCGCCGGATTCGGGCCGATGCTCACCGATGCGCAGCGGCATCAGTTGATTGCGCTGCTGGGGTAG
- a CDS encoding alpha/beta hydrolase has translation MSRKLMSLVALLIALYLLLCGALFIFQRSLIYFPQPDNAVTTEDSRLKLAMPEADVWVTTRAHAGPKALIYFGGNAEDVSRNLPSFSEAFPDYAVFLLNYRGFGGSGGSPSEEAIAEDALALFDQVYASHPKIAVIGRSLGSGVAARLASQRPAEILILVTPYNSLEDIAVRQYPWLPVKWLLKDRFESGRYAAHIRVPTLLLAASDDEVIPRDSTQRLLTHFPKGVATLRVVPDSGHNSISERVQYLQWMQEVLDR, from the coding sequence ATGTCCAGAAAACTGATGTCACTCGTCGCCTTGCTCATCGCCCTCTACCTGTTGCTGTGCGGGGCGCTGTTCATTTTTCAGCGCTCGCTGATCTATTTCCCCCAGCCTGACAACGCCGTGACTACGGAAGATTCGCGGCTGAAACTGGCGATGCCGGAGGCCGATGTCTGGGTGACCACGCGCGCGCATGCCGGGCCAAAAGCGCTGATCTACTTTGGCGGCAATGCCGAGGATGTGTCGCGCAATCTGCCGTCGTTCAGTGAGGCTTTTCCCGACTACGCGGTGTTTTTGCTGAACTACCGGGGCTTCGGTGGCAGCGGCGGCTCACCTTCGGAAGAAGCGATTGCCGAAGATGCGTTGGCGCTGTTCGATCAGGTGTACGCCAGCCATCCAAAGATTGCCGTGATCGGGCGCAGCCTGGGTTCCGGGGTGGCGGCGCGGCTGGCGAGTCAGCGTCCGGCGGAGATATTGATTCTGGTGACGCCGTACAACAGCCTCGAAGACATCGCCGTCCGCCAATATCCGTGGCTGCCGGTGAAATGGCTGCTGAAGGATCGCTTCGAGTCGGGCCGCTATGCCGCGCACATTCGCGTGCCGACGTTGCTGTTGGCGGCCAGCGATGACGAAGTGATTCCACGAGACAGTACGCAACGGCTGCTGACGCATTTCCCCAAAGGCGTGGCGACGCTGCGGGTGGTGCCGGATTCGGGGCACAACTCGATTTCCGAGCGGGTGCAGTATCTGCAGTGGATGCAGGAAGTGCTTGATCGCTGA
- a CDS encoding CAP domain-containing protein, translating to MRHVVRSSRFVSLCLLILAPLFTETSHASEERQLVAAINDYRAHPQRCDRRPAQRLAPLSLKSNLALPIGYGYGGGLRERLKSSGYSAVAVRSIRIIGAGDAEEAFEQLQDSHCSALLDAQYADIGVSRSRGEWQVVLAQPVLDSRVGDNRSVGKALLAEVNAARARPRMCGRQRFAAARPLSWNPALGAAAQGHSKAMAYGNYFAHRDPDGDLPADRARAAGYRGRQIGENIAAGQSSPGKAMAGWLASPGHCANLMNPMFTQVGAGFASEARSDEGVYWTMVFGAP from the coding sequence ATGCGCCATGTCGTTCGCTCATCACGCTTCGTTTCGCTGTGCCTGCTGATCCTTGCCCCACTGTTCACCGAGACCTCCCACGCCAGCGAGGAGCGGCAACTCGTGGCCGCGATCAACGACTATCGCGCCCATCCGCAACGCTGCGACCGCCGCCCGGCCCAGCGCCTGGCGCCACTGTCGCTGAAATCGAATCTGGCGCTACCGATCGGCTATGGCTACGGCGGTGGCTTGCGCGAAAGATTGAAGTCTTCGGGGTATTCGGCGGTGGCGGTACGCAGTATCCGCATCATTGGGGCCGGGGATGCCGAGGAAGCCTTTGAGCAGTTACAAGACAGCCACTGCAGCGCGCTGCTTGACGCCCAGTACGCCGACATCGGCGTCAGCCGCTCCCGTGGTGAATGGCAAGTGGTGCTGGCGCAACCGGTGCTCGACAGTCGCGTCGGCGACAACCGCAGCGTCGGCAAGGCCCTGCTCGCCGAAGTCAACGCCGCCCGGGCACGCCCCCGGATGTGCGGGCGCCAACGCTTTGCCGCCGCCCGCCCCCTGAGCTGGAACCCGGCGCTGGGCGCCGCCGCACAAGGCCACAGCAAAGCCATGGCCTACGGCAACTACTTCGCCCATCGCGACCCGGACGGCGACCTGCCGGCGGATCGCGCCCGGGCGGCGGGTTATCGGGGACGGCAGATCGGCGAAAACATCGCCGCCGGGCAGAGCTCACCGGGCAAGGCGATGGCCGGATGGCTGGCCAGCCCCGGGCACTGTGCCAACCTGATGAACCCGATGTTCACTCAGGTCGGTGCCGGGTTCGCCAGTGAGGCGCGCAGTGATGAGGGGGTTTACTGGACGATGGTGTTTGGTGCGCCTTGA
- a CDS encoding nuclear transport factor 2 family protein: protein MSELNLHPNAAESLKRWHEMIRTGNLKALPELLDANAVFRSPMAHSPYPGAPVVTMILNTVFDVFEDFKYHRELVTADGLNVVLEFSAKVGTKELKGIDMIRFDESGKIVEFEVMVRPLSGLQALGEEMGRRLGAYLASAKPK from the coding sequence ATGTCCGAACTGAACCTGCACCCCAACGCCGCCGAATCCCTGAAACGCTGGCACGAGATGATCCGCACCGGCAACCTCAAGGCCTTGCCCGAACTGCTCGATGCCAATGCCGTGTTCCGCTCGCCCATGGCCCACTCGCCTTACCCCGGCGCGCCAGTGGTGACGATGATCCTCAACACCGTGTTCGACGTGTTTGAAGATTTCAAATACCACCGCGAACTGGTGACTGCCGATGGTTTGAATGTGGTTTTGGAGTTCAGCGCCAAGGTGGGGACGAAAGAACTGAAGGGGATCGACATGATTCGCTTCGATGAGAGCGGGAAAATTGTAGAGTTCGAGGTGATGGTGCGGCCGTTGAGCGGGTTGCAGGCCCTCGGCGAAGAGATGGGGCGGCGGCTTGGTGCGTATCTGGCAAGCGCGAAACCAAAGTAG
- the mqo gene encoding malate dehydrogenase (quinone), with protein sequence MFKKVNTALLGLALAMGMSSANAAEAKKVDVLLIGGGIMSTTLGVWINELEPSWSMEMVERLDGVALESSNGWNNAGTGHSALAELNYTPEDDKGNVTIPKAVEINEAFQVSRQFWAWQVQQGVLKNPRSFINTTPHMSFVWGDDNIKFLKKRYEALQASPLFAGMQYSEDPAVIKKWVPLMMEGRDPNQKIAATWSPLGTDMNFGEITRQFAGYLQTKPNFDLKLSSEVEDITKNADGTWRVSYKNLKDGTKTETDAKFVFIGAGGGALHLLQKSGIPEAKEYAGFPVGGSFLVTDNPAIAEQHLAKAYGKASVGAPPMSVPHLDTRVLDGKRVILFGPFATFSTKFLKEGSYLDLLTSTTTHNIWPMTKVGIKEYPLVEYLAGQLMLSDEDRLNALKEYFPNAKAEDWRLWQAGQRVQIIKRDEAAGGVLKLGTEIVAAQDGSIAGLLGASPGASTAAPIMLSVLQKVFKDKVATPEWQAKLHQIVPSYGTQLNSDPAKVAQEWAYTAKILELPTPPVIGQAAAPAAPAAEKADAPKENAARDMAL encoded by the coding sequence ATGTTTAAGAAAGTGAACACAGCCTTGCTCGGGCTGGCTTTGGCGATGGGGATGTCGTCCGCCAATGCTGCAGAAGCAAAGAAAGTCGACGTTCTGCTGATCGGCGGCGGCATCATGAGCACCACCCTGGGTGTGTGGATCAATGAGCTGGAGCCAAGCTGGTCGATGGAAATGGTCGAGCGCCTCGATGGCGTCGCCCTGGAAAGCTCCAACGGCTGGAACAACGCCGGTACTGGTCACTCCGCCCTGGCTGAGCTGAACTACACCCCGGAAGACGACAAAGGCAACGTGACGATCCCGAAAGCGGTCGAGATCAACGAAGCGTTCCAGGTGTCCCGTCAGTTCTGGGCCTGGCAGGTTCAGCAAGGCGTTCTGAAGAACCCTCGCTCGTTCATCAACACCACGCCGCACATGAGCTTCGTGTGGGGCGATGACAACATCAAGTTCCTGAAAAAGCGCTACGAAGCCCTGCAAGCGAGCCCGCTGTTCGCCGGCATGCAGTACTCCGAAGACCCGGCTGTGATCAAGAAATGGGTCCCGCTGATGATGGAAGGGCGTGACCCGAACCAGAAAATCGCGGCCACCTGGAGCCCGCTGGGTACCGATATGAACTTCGGCGAAATCACCCGCCAGTTCGCCGGTTACCTGCAGACCAAGCCTAACTTCGACCTGAAGCTGTCGAGTGAAGTCGAAGACATCACCAAGAACGCCGACGGCACCTGGCGCGTCAGCTACAAAAACCTGAAAGACGGCACCAAGACCGAAACCGACGCCAAGTTCGTGTTCATCGGCGCTGGTGGCGGCGCTCTGCACCTGCTGCAGAAGTCGGGCATTCCTGAAGCCAAGGAATACGCTGGCTTCCCGGTCGGCGGCTCGTTCCTGGTGACCGATAACCCGGCCATCGCCGAGCAGCACCTGGCCAAGGCCTACGGTAAAGCTTCGGTTGGCGCACCGCCGATGTCGGTTCCGCACCTGGACACCCGTGTTCTGGACGGCAAGCGCGTCATCCTGTTTGGCCCATTCGCGACCTTCAGCACCAAGTTCCTCAAAGAAGGCTCGTACCTGGACCTGCTGACCAGCACCACCACCCACAACATCTGGCCGATGACCAAGGTCGGCATCAAGGAATACCCGCTGGTCGAGTACCTGGCCGGTCAACTGATGCTGTCGGATGAAGACCGTCTGAACGCGCTGAAGGAATACTTCCCGAACGCCAAAGCCGAAGACTGGCGCCTGTGGCAAGCCGGCCAGCGCGTGCAAATCATCAAGCGTGATGAAGCCGCTGGCGGCGTGCTGAAACTGGGCACCGAAATCGTTGCTGCACAAGACGGCTCCATCGCCGGCCTGCTGGGCGCATCGCCAGGCGCGTCGACCGCTGCACCGATCATGCTGAGCGTGCTGCAGAAAGTCTTCAAAGACAAAGTCGCCACCCCTGAGTGGCAGGCCAAGCTGCACCAGATCGTTCCAAGCTACGGCACTCAGCTGAACAGCGATCCGGCCAAAGTGGCACAAGAGTGGGCGTACACCGCCAAGATCCTCGAACTGCCAACTCCACCGGTGATCGGTCAGGCTGCTGCCCCGGCTGCACCTGCAGCTGAAAAAGCTGACGCACCGAAGGAAAATGCTGCACGTGACATGGCGCTGTAA
- a CDS encoding methyl-accepting chemotaxis protein codes for MQRDLRNMIDVVRRNAHGVSGMSEQLSHGCHQVADSSQQQSAAAGTMAAAASQMTASIEEITRHAERALGMANQAESLAKSGGQVIHQVVSDMDDIARSAQQSAQVIRTLDQESEGIFNIIQVIKSIADQTNLLALNAAIEAARAGEQGRGFAVVADEVRSLAARTSASTQEIAAMVARIQNSTREAVSSMEAGVAQVDKGMAVTAEVERAIREILDATLSTTQLVNDITRTIGEQSHASNEIAHQVEMIAGMSEGNSKVIGQTANTTDELSSLAGALALSVDRFRL; via the coding sequence ATGCAGCGTGACCTGCGCAACATGATCGATGTCGTTCGGCGCAACGCCCATGGGGTCAGCGGCATGAGCGAGCAACTGAGCCACGGCTGCCATCAGGTCGCTGACAGCAGTCAGCAGCAAAGCGCCGCGGCCGGCACCATGGCCGCCGCCGCGAGCCAGATGACCGCCAGCATCGAGGAAATCACCCGTCATGCCGAACGCGCGCTGGGCATGGCCAATCAGGCCGAGTCGCTGGCCAAGAGCGGCGGACAGGTGATCCATCAGGTGGTCAGCGACATGGACGACATCGCCCGCTCGGCGCAACAGTCGGCGCAGGTGATCCGTACGCTGGATCAGGAATCCGAAGGCATCTTCAACATCATTCAGGTGATCAAGAGCATCGCCGACCAGACCAACCTGCTGGCACTCAACGCCGCCATCGAGGCAGCGCGGGCCGGCGAGCAGGGCCGTGGCTTCGCGGTAGTTGCCGACGAAGTGCGCAGCCTGGCGGCACGCACCAGCGCCTCAACCCAGGAAATCGCCGCGATGGTTGCACGGATCCAAAACAGCACCCGCGAGGCGGTCAGCAGCATGGAGGCCGGCGTGGCCCAGGTCGACAAGGGCATGGCGGTCACGGCTGAAGTCGAACGGGCGATTCGCGAAATCCTCGACGCCACCCTCAGCACCACGCAACTGGTCAACGACATCACTCGCACCATCGGCGAGCAAAGTCATGCCAGCAACGAAATCGCCCATCAGGTGGAAATGATCGCCGGGATGTCCGAGGGCAACAGTAAAGTGATCGGGCAGACGGCCAATACCACGGACGAGCTGTCGAGTCTGGCGGGGGCGTTGGCGTTGTCGGTGGATCGGTTTCGGTTGTAG
- a CDS encoding DUF2388 domain-containing protein codes for MRKLVLISSLLLCLPVGSALARVDAGDVATSAGVSASLYSTFKDHKMVIPARDDLSAFVASGGAIRGVYLESVLQQVRHDNPGLNASDEDLANAILVHYEGLNQ; via the coding sequence ATGCGCAAGTTAGTGCTCATTTCTTCTCTCCTGCTCTGCCTCCCTGTCGGCTCGGCGCTGGCCCGTGTCGACGCCGGCGATGTCGCCACCTCAGCGGGCGTTTCCGCGTCGCTGTACTCGACCTTCAAGGATCACAAAATGGTGATCCCGGCGCGCGACGACCTGTCAGCGTTCGTCGCCAGCGGCGGGGCCATCCGTGGGGTTTATCTTGAGTCGGTACTGCAACAGGTGCGGCACGACAACCCCGGCCTCAATGCCAGCGATGAAGACCTTGCCAACGCGATTCTGGTGCATTACGAAGGCCTGAATCAGTAG
- the ligD gene encoding DNA ligase D: protein MTRNLDDYNRKRDFSATSEPAAVKRRGRSKATEHALQFCIQKHDASHLHYDFRLELDGALKSWAVPKGPSLDPKVKRLAVHVEDHPLDYATFEGSIPEGHYGAGDVIVWDRGVWIPQEDPAKAYAKGKLKFELQGEKLSGIWNLVRTHMPGKKENWFLIKHQDSAARPQDDYDVLSAEPDSVLSERTLISKPKLAAEQARPVKKAPAKPRKAASGTLTGARKAKLPAQLKPELATLVDSAPEGQWSYEIKFDGYRIMARIDHDQVQLFTRNGHDWTHKLPQQAQALAELGLESAWLDGEVVVTNEQGVPDFQALQNAFEAGRSGSIMYYLFDMPYLNGVDLREVPVEERRAALSTVLGGHEQPLLRFSEAFDETADALLNSACQMQMEGLIGKRLGSPYVSRRSSDWIKLKCKHRQEFVVVGYTDPKGARSAFGALLLGLHDRDSGELRYAGKVGTGFNEITLKSILAQLKPLQVKKGAVVNPPSGFEAKGVHWLKPNLLAEVAFAEMTKDGSVRHAVFHGLRNDKPARSITEERAKPVKTSAKATPSKKAASSKKTAESKKATEPKKAEPAPSQLGLASGKVRITHPDRVIDAVSGTTKMQLAEYYASVAEWILPQLKDRPVALVRAPDGIAGELFFQKNAERLAIPGITTLDKDVTGQPVMLINNAEALIGAVQMSTVELHTWNATTVDLEKPDRFVLDLDPDPALPWKSMVEATALTLTVLDELGLRAFLKTSGGKGIHLVVPLTRKHGWDEVKDFSHAIVSHMAKLLPERFSAVSGPKNRVGRIFIDYLRNGLGATTICAYAARTREGLSVSVPLFREEVGEIKGGNQWNISNVHERLNEVGDEPWADLKKTRQSITAEMRKRVGMKK from the coding sequence ATGACCAGGAACCTCGACGACTACAACCGCAAGCGCGATTTCTCGGCGACCTCGGAGCCCGCTGCCGTCAAGCGTCGTGGCCGCAGCAAGGCCACTGAGCATGCGCTGCAGTTCTGCATCCAGAAGCACGACGCTTCGCACCTGCATTACGACTTTCGCCTCGAACTCGATGGCGCACTGAAGAGCTGGGCGGTGCCCAAGGGCCCGTCGCTCGATCCCAAGGTCAAGCGTCTGGCGGTACACGTCGAAGACCATCCGCTGGATTATGCGACGTTCGAGGGCAGCATTCCCGAGGGGCATTACGGTGCAGGCGATGTAATTGTCTGGGATCGTGGTGTGTGGATTCCGCAGGAGGATCCAGCCAAGGCCTACGCCAAGGGCAAACTCAAGTTCGAGCTGCAGGGCGAAAAGCTCTCCGGGATCTGGAATCTGGTGCGCACGCACATGCCGGGCAAGAAGGAAAACTGGTTTCTGATCAAACATCAGGACAGTGCGGCGCGCCCGCAGGACGACTACGATGTGCTCAGCGCCGAGCCGGACAGCGTGCTCAGCGAGCGCACCCTGATCAGCAAACCCAAGCTCGCCGCCGAGCAAGCCAGGCCCGTGAAAAAGGCCCCGGCGAAACCGCGCAAAGCGGCATCCGGGACGCTCACCGGAGCGCGCAAGGCCAAACTGCCGGCGCAGCTCAAACCGGAACTGGCGACCCTGGTCGACAGCGCACCAGAAGGGCAGTGGAGCTACGAGATCAAGTTCGACGGCTACCGGATCATGGCGCGCATCGATCACGATCAGGTGCAACTGTTCACCCGCAACGGTCACGACTGGACGCACAAACTGCCGCAACAGGCGCAAGCACTGGCTGAGCTGGGGCTTGAATCGGCATGGCTGGACGGCGAAGTGGTGGTCACCAACGAGCAGGGTGTGCCGGATTTTCAGGCGTTGCAAAACGCCTTCGAAGCCGGGCGCAGCGGCAGCATCATGTACTACCTGTTCGACATGCCGTACCTCAACGGTGTTGACCTGCGCGAAGTGCCGGTCGAGGAGCGCCGCGCTGCGCTGTCCACGGTACTCGGTGGGCATGAGCAGCCGTTGCTGCGCTTCTCCGAAGCCTTCGATGAAACGGCGGACGCACTGCTCAACAGTGCCTGCCAGATGCAGATGGAGGGGCTGATCGGCAAACGTCTCGGCTCGCCCTACGTGTCGCGGCGCAGCAGTGACTGGATCAAGCTCAAGTGCAAGCATCGGCAGGAATTCGTGGTCGTCGGCTATACCGATCCGAAAGGCGCGCGCAGTGCCTTCGGCGCCTTGCTGCTGGGCCTGCATGATCGCGACAGTGGCGAGTTGCGCTATGCCGGCAAGGTCGGCACCGGCTTCAATGAAATTACATTGAAGAGCATCCTCGCCCAGCTCAAGCCGTTGCAGGTGAAGAAGGGTGCGGTGGTCAATCCGCCGAGCGGCTTCGAGGCCAAAGGCGTGCACTGGCTCAAACCGAATCTGTTGGCAGAAGTGGCGTTCGCCGAAATGACCAAGGACGGTTCGGTACGTCACGCCGTGTTCCATGGTCTGCGCAATGACAAACCGGCCAGGTCGATTACCGAGGAGCGCGCGAAACCCGTGAAGACTTCAGCGAAAGCCACCCCGTCGAAAAAAGCTGCCTCGTCGAAGAAAACTGCAGAATCAAAGAAAGCCACCGAGCCGAAGAAAGCCGAACCAGCGCCGTCCCAGTTGGGGCTGGCCAGCGGCAAAGTGCGCATCACCCACCCGGATCGGGTGATCGATGCGGTCAGCGGCACCACCAAGATGCAACTGGCCGAGTATTACGCCAGCGTCGCCGAGTGGATTCTGCCGCAGCTCAAGGATCGCCCGGTTGCGCTGGTGCGGGCGCCGGACGGCATTGCCGGCGAACTGTTTTTCCAGAAAAACGCCGAGCGTCTGGCGATTCCCGGCATCACCACGCTGGACAAGGACGTTACCGGGCAACCAGTGATGTTGATCAACAACGCCGAAGCCTTGATCGGCGCAGTGCAGATGAGCACGGTCGAGTTGCACACCTGGAACGCCACCACCGTCGATCTGGAAAAGCCTGACCGGTTTGTTCTCGACCTCGACCCAGACCCTGCGCTGCCGTGGAAAAGCATGGTCGAAGCCACTGCGCTGACCCTCACCGTGCTGGATGAACTGGGGCTCAGGGCGTTTCTCAAGACCAGCGGCGGCAAAGGCATTCACCTGGTGGTGCCGTTGACCCGCAAGCATGGCTGGGACGAGGTCAAGGATTTCAGCCATGCGATCGTCAGTCACATGGCCAAGCTGTTGCCGGAACGCTTTTCCGCGGTGTCCGGGCCGAAAAATCGTGTCGGTCGGATCTTCATCGACTACCTGCGTAACGGCCTGGGCGCCACCACCATTTGTGCCTACGCGGCGCGCACCCGTGAGGGACTGTCGGTGTCGGTACCGCTGTTTCGCGAAGAAGTGGGGGAGATCAAGGGTGGCAATCAGTGGAACATCAGCAATGTCCATGAGCGTCTGAACGAAGTCGGCGATGAGCCGTGGGCCGACCTGAAGAAAACCCGCCAGAGCATCACCGCAGAAATGCGCAAGCGGGTTGGCATGAAAAAATGA